A region from the Mucilaginibacter sp. CSA2-8R genome encodes:
- a CDS encoding FAD-dependent oxidoreductase — MMKEIEVVCLPEEHENEEALKAMAAQQLKLPLKRIQAIKIRKRSIDARGRKVVYRMHLQVFVDELAAPVNFNIDYPNVKDKKPIIIVGAGPAGIFAALQCVLSGFKPIIIERGKDVKQRRRDLANINKQGLVNPESNYCFGEGGAGTYSDGKLYTRSTKRGDVNQVLQMFVAHGADEDILVDARPHIGTNKLPQIITAMRETILNAGGEILFDTKVTELNISFGKITGVKTASGETINGAAVILATGHSARDVFEMLQRQNILIEAKPFALGVRIEHPQHIIDKAQYHCDVRGPYLPPSYYSLVEQVDDRGVFSFCMCPGGIIAPCSTEPGEIVVNGWSPSKRNNPFANSGTVVQINLEDVAGDESDPFKLLKFQQQVEQLAFAAGGGNLVAPGQRMIDFVEGRISADIPKNSYLPGVASTDLKEVLPSWIHKRLQKALPAFGRKMKGYYTNEALLVGVESRTSSPVKIPRDRETLQHPQIQGLYPCGEGAGYAGGIISAAIDGINCVVAAAKIMA; from the coding sequence ATGATGAAAGAGATTGAAGTAGTGTGCCTGCCCGAGGAACACGAAAATGAAGAAGCCTTAAAAGCAATGGCTGCTCAACAGCTTAAGCTTCCGCTTAAACGCATTCAGGCCATAAAAATCCGCAAACGTTCTATTGATGCCCGTGGGCGCAAGGTAGTTTACCGTATGCACTTACAGGTATTTGTGGATGAACTCGCAGCACCAGTTAATTTTAACATTGATTATCCCAACGTAAAAGATAAAAAGCCCATTATTATTGTGGGTGCCGGTCCGGCCGGTATTTTTGCCGCTTTGCAGTGTGTGCTGTCGGGGTTTAAACCTATTATTATTGAGCGCGGTAAGGATGTAAAACAGCGCCGCCGCGATTTAGCCAATATTAATAAGCAAGGGTTGGTAAATCCCGAGTCAAACTACTGTTTTGGCGAGGGCGGGGCCGGTACTTATTCCGACGGTAAATTGTACACCCGGTCTACTAAGCGCGGTGATGTTAACCAGGTACTGCAAATGTTTGTAGCGCATGGTGCCGACGAAGATATTTTGGTAGATGCCCGGCCGCACATCGGTACCAATAAATTGCCGCAAATTATCACGGCCATGCGCGAAACCATTTTAAACGCAGGCGGCGAAATACTTTTTGATACCAAGGTAACCGAATTAAATATCAGCTTCGGTAAAATCACTGGTGTTAAAACCGCCTCCGGCGAAACCATTAATGGCGCGGCTGTCATTTTAGCCACCGGGCACTCAGCCCGCGATGTGTTTGAAATGCTGCAGCGCCAGAATATTCTAATTGAAGCCAAGCCTTTTGCCTTAGGGGTGCGCATCGAGCATCCGCAGCATATTATAGATAAAGCGCAATATCATTGTGATGTGCGTGGCCCGTACCTGCCGCCATCTTATTACAGTTTGGTGGAGCAGGTAGACGACCGCGGGGTATTTTCGTTCTGCATGTGCCCAGGCGGCATCATTGCCCCATGCTCAACTGAGCCGGGCGAGATTGTAGTAAACGGCTGGAGTCCGTCTAAACGGAATAACCCCTTCGCCAACTCGGGTACCGTAGTGCAAATTAATTTGGAGGATGTAGCGGGTGATGAAAGCGATCCGTTTAAATTGTTAAAATTTCAGCAGCAGGTTGAACAGTTGGCATTTGCTGCGGGTGGCGGTAACCTGGTGGCTCCGGGCCAGCGTATGATTGATTTTGTAGAAGGACGCATATCTGCCGATATACCTAAAAACTCTTATTTGCCGGGCGTTGCCAGTACCGATTTAAAAGAAGTGCTGCCCAGCTGGATACATAAGCGTTTACAGAAAGCATTACCTGCCTTTGGTCGTAAAATGAAAGGGTATTATACTAACGAAGCCTTATTGGTAGGTGTAGAGTCGCGCACTTCATCGCCGGTAAAAATACCCCGCGACC
- a CDS encoding RNA polymerase sigma factor, whose product MIIENSLNRIWEGCLQQDRKSQESLYKVLAARMLAACMRYATDRDEAEDIMQEGFIKVFTSMHKYRNEGSLEGWIRRIMVHTAISRFRKQKPMLLTDALPEGVTLNMSYTEQGLEAKELLNMISELPSNYRNVFNLYAIEGYSHQEIGETLGITELVSRTTLHRARGVLKEKLNRIKSYEYHCMAS is encoded by the coding sequence ATGATTATTGAGAACAGCTTAAACAGGATATGGGAAGGATGCTTACAGCAAGACCGCAAATCACAAGAATCATTATATAAAGTTTTAGCTGCGCGTATGCTGGCCGCCTGCATGCGCTATGCTACCGACCGCGACGAGGCTGAAGACATTATGCAGGAAGGTTTTATTAAGGTTTTTACCTCGATGCATAAATACCGTAACGAAGGCAGCCTGGAAGGATGGATTCGCCGTATTATGGTACACACCGCCATATCTCGCTTTCGTAAACAAAAACCCATGTTATTAACCGATGCATTGCCCGAAGGTGTAACCTTAAATATGAGCTATACTGAGCAAGGCCTGGAAGCTAAAGAACTGCTGAACATGATTAGCGAACTGCCAAGCAACTACCGTAACGTATTTAACCTGTATGCTATTGAAGGTTACTCGCACCAGGAAATTGGCGAAACCCTGGGCATTACCGAACTGGTATCGCGCACAACTTTGCATCGTGCCAGAGGCGTGTTAAAAGAAAAACTTAACCGTATTAAAAGTTATGAATACCACTGCATGGCCAGCTAA